From one Pseudomonas sp. S35 genomic stretch:
- the gspI gene encoding type II secretion system minor pseudopilin GspI, translated as MELSRKEQGFTLIEVLVALAIIAVAMSAAVRVASLMTQSNGLLRDRSLALLAAQGRLAELRLEGRLAPGRKTFDCDQGRLQLRCEQAITASADPRLMRLTLLVSDREREAPPLARLETLLGQPLEKRE; from the coding sequence ATGGAGCTGTCGCGCAAGGAGCAAGGTTTTACGTTGATCGAGGTGCTGGTGGCGTTGGCGATTATTGCCGTGGCCATGTCGGCAGCCGTGCGCGTTGCAAGCCTGATGACCCAAAGCAATGGCCTGCTGCGGGACCGGTCATTGGCATTGCTGGCGGCGCAGGGCCGGCTGGCCGAGCTGCGTCTGGAAGGCCGGCTGGCACCGGGGCGCAAAACGTTCGACTGTGATCAGGGGCGCCTGCAACTGCGCTGCGAGCAGGCGATCACAGCGAGCGCCGACCCACGGCTGATGCGCCTCACGCTGCTGGTCTCGGACCGCGAGCGCGAGGCGCCGCCATTGGCGCGGCTCGAGACGCTGCTTGGCCAGCCGCTGGAGAAGCGCGAATGA
- a CDS encoding general secretion pathway protein GspC, whose protein sequence is MAYTFRLSPAQLLQSAALLAALAGVLVWSSLLLTPAQSSPSPTEREGAPAAVDSPALQWFSNRPVVMDLKVSGVMTSAHGAVAILSLNGAPARGFLAGERLSQGVRVVAIERDAVVIERGDERARFKISTLPDAPLMPPLTRP, encoded by the coding sequence TTGGCATACACTTTTCGTTTGTCGCCCGCGCAACTGTTGCAGTCGGCGGCGTTGCTCGCGGCGCTGGCGGGCGTACTGGTCTGGTCATCACTGCTGCTGACCCCTGCCCAATCGAGCCCATCGCCGACCGAGCGCGAAGGCGCCCCAGCAGCGGTCGACAGCCCCGCATTGCAGTGGTTTTCCAACAGGCCGGTAGTGATGGATCTCAAGGTCTCGGGGGTGATGACCAGTGCACACGGCGCGGTGGCGATCCTCAGTCTCAACGGCGCACCGGCGCGCGGGTTCCTGGCGGGTGAGCGGCTGAGCCAGGGAGTGCGCGTAGTGGCGATTGAACGAGATGCCGTGGTCATTGAGCGCGGCGACGAGAGGGCTCGATTCAAGATCAGCACGCTGCCCGACGCCCCGTTGATGCCGCCATTGACGCGGCCCTGA
- the gspH gene encoding type II secretion system minor pseudopilin GspH, with product MTQARQQGFTLIELMVVLIIIGIASAAVGLSIKPDPLHLLRQDANRLVQLLQIAQAEARADGRPITWLADAKGFRFSRRNEQGTGFDQFNSDPQLHPRVWDTPTVQVRVIPKQRVVLNAEWFDAPLHVQLSNGQGSLSVLRSAAGQFRVEATP from the coding sequence ATGACCCAAGCCCGGCAACAAGGCTTTACCCTGATCGAGCTGATGGTGGTGCTCATTATTATCGGCATCGCCAGTGCGGCGGTCGGCCTGAGTATCAAGCCAGACCCCCTGCACCTGCTGCGCCAGGACGCCAATCGACTGGTCCAACTGCTGCAGATCGCCCAGGCCGAAGCGCGCGCCGACGGGCGCCCGATCACCTGGCTGGCTGACGCCAAAGGGTTTCGCTTCAGCCGACGCAATGAACAAGGTACCGGCTTCGATCAGTTCAACAGCGACCCGCAACTGCATCCCCGTGTGTGGGACACGCCAACGGTTCAGGTGCGCGTCATCCCCAAACAACGCGTGGTACTCAACGCCGAATGGTTCGATGCGCCGCTGCACGTGCAGCTTTCGAACGGCCAGGGCAGCCTTTCGGTGCTGCGCAGCGCGGCGGGACAATTTCGCGTGGAGGCCACGCCATGA
- a CDS encoding prepilin-type N-terminal cleavage/methylation domain-containing protein → MKTRQRGFTLIEVMVAIMLMAIVSLIAWRGLDSVTRTDQHLQASTEHTEAILRALNQLERDLALRASTELRAPNLTGRETEPAQTPAAISVRSADNQRFRLDVIRTGATSADGLQRVRWWLQGQTLYRATAPARSHFPLPSPGEGVAVLDKVSDLQVRVWEPGQGWRQLSGNRQDEPLGLEIKLTRQTLQGAEHYRQVVGPLN, encoded by the coding sequence ATGAAGACACGACAGCGTGGCTTTACGCTGATTGAAGTGATGGTGGCGATCATGCTGATGGCGATCGTCAGCCTGATCGCCTGGCGCGGCCTCGACAGTGTGACCCGTACCGACCAGCATTTGCAGGCCAGCACCGAACACACCGAAGCCATACTGCGCGCCCTGAACCAACTGGAGCGCGACCTGGCCCTGCGCGCCAGCACCGAATTGCGCGCGCCGAACCTGACCGGGCGCGAGACCGAACCGGCACAAACGCCCGCAGCGATCAGCGTGCGCAGCGCGGACAACCAACGGTTTCGCCTTGACGTGATACGCACTGGCGCCACGTCGGCAGACGGTTTGCAGCGGGTACGCTGGTGGTTGCAGGGCCAAACCCTGTATCGCGCCACAGCGCCAGCGCGCAGCCACTTCCCTCTGCCCTCTCCGGGCGAAGGCGTGGCAGTATTGGACAAAGTCAGCGACCTGCAGGTGCGCGTCTGGGAGCCGGGCCAGGGTTGGCGTCAGTTGAGCGGCAATCGCCAGGACGAACCCCTGGGCCTGGAGATCAAGCTGACCCGCCAGACGCTACAGGGGGCAGAACATTATCGGCAGGTCGTGGGCCCGTTGAATTAG
- a CDS encoding VOC family protein, which yields MRSFSVQRIDHVVLRVKDIELSLAFYTAVLGCEVKKRRDDLGMIHLSAGTAMIDLVDVSGPIGRQGGKAAGKQRHNVDHVCLRVEPFDEQAILSHLADAGVSAQKAQMRYGAEGTGLSIYFNDPDDNQIELKGPAQPLPMP from the coding sequence ATGCGCAGTTTTTCAGTGCAACGTATAGACCATGTGGTTCTACGGGTGAAGGACATCGAGCTAAGCCTGGCCTTCTACACCGCGGTGCTGGGATGTGAGGTCAAAAAACGCCGTGACGACCTTGGCATGATTCACCTGAGCGCCGGAACCGCAATGATTGACCTGGTCGATGTAAGCGGACCGATCGGTCGTCAGGGTGGCAAGGCAGCAGGTAAGCAGCGGCACAACGTCGATCATGTCTGCCTGCGCGTTGAGCCGTTTGATGAGCAGGCCATTCTCAGCCACCTGGCCGATGCCGGTGTCTCGGCGCAAAAGGCGCAAATGCGCTATGGCGCCGAAGGTACAGGGCTGTCGATTTACTTCAACGACCCCGATGACAATCAAATCGAGTTAAAAGGCCCGGCTCAACCATTGCCTATGCCCTAG
- a CDS encoding FecR domain-containing protein produces MSKQPLNDPVAEEAIGWLVQIQSGEFSAAQQDALEQWRSTSARHRDVYAQLIAGLDQLKASPWRGRSSAQLLRSLEQPSSRRAFLRTSLCAVGLAAGVGWVSRFDEAGQSYATGTAERRTWQLADGSTLRLNARSQVISVQGSEQHGLELRAGEMLVTVLRPLQVTTRAGRVSASTGRLMLSEQGDAMRLVTLDADAVLHFASGSQQRVGMHQSTLFDHQRILTQVPMAATETAWLDGWLVVRNQTLATVVEAIRPYRNGIVRLDAAVAGLRVTGRFPLDDARQTLEALEQSLPIRVRQWGGVVVLIGARA; encoded by the coding sequence GTGAGCAAGCAACCCTTGAACGACCCGGTGGCCGAGGAGGCCATTGGGTGGCTGGTGCAGATCCAGTCCGGCGAATTCAGCGCGGCGCAGCAAGACGCGCTGGAGCAGTGGCGCAGTACCTCGGCGCGCCATCGCGACGTCTACGCGCAACTGATTGCGGGACTGGACCAGCTCAAGGCCTCGCCCTGGCGCGGTCGCTCCAGCGCGCAACTGCTGCGTAGCCTGGAGCAGCCCAGCAGCCGTCGTGCATTCCTGCGCACCAGCCTGTGTGCAGTCGGGCTGGCAGCGGGGGTGGGTTGGGTATCGCGTTTCGACGAGGCGGGGCAGTCCTACGCCACCGGCACGGCAGAGCGCCGCACGTGGCAATTGGCGGACGGCAGCACGCTCAGGCTCAATGCCCGCAGCCAGGTGATCTCGGTGCAAGGTAGCGAGCAGCACGGCCTTGAACTGCGCGCCGGTGAAATGCTGGTCACGGTGTTGCGCCCGTTGCAGGTCACTACGCGTGCCGGCAGGGTAAGCGCCTCCACCGGTCGCCTTATGTTAAGCGAGCAGGGCGACGCCATGCGCCTGGTTACCCTCGACGCCGACGCGGTGCTGCATTTTGCCAGTGGTAGCCAGCAGCGCGTCGGCATGCATCAGAGCACCTTGTTCGACCACCAGCGCATCCTCACCCAAGTGCCTATGGCCGCCACGGAAACGGCCTGGCTGGATGGCTGGCTGGTGGTGCGCAACCAGACCCTGGCCACCGTGGTGGAGGCCATTCGGCCTTATCGCAACGGGATCGTGCGGTTGGACGCCGCAGTGGCCGGGTTGCGCGTGACCGGGCGGTTCCCCCTGGATGATGCCCGGCAGACGCTTGAAGCACTGGAGCAGAGTTTGCCGATCAGGGTCAGGCAGTGGGGTGGGGTGGTCGTGTTGATTGGAGCTAGGGCATAG
- a CDS encoding sigma-70 family RNA polymerase sigma factor: MDPNALLKSRLIGQIFQQHYSWLCARLSYRTGCSHSAEDIAAETFLKVWMLPDPSAIREPRALLTTIAQRLMYEGWRRRDLEKAYLQILAQVPEHVHPSPQEQLILIESLLAIDRLLDGLSGQAKAVFVHSQLDGMTYAQISERLGLSLGRIHQLMTQALRACYLGLTE, from the coding sequence ATGGACCCGAATGCCTTGCTCAAGAGCCGCCTGATCGGCCAGATTTTCCAGCAGCACTACAGTTGGCTGTGTGCGCGCTTGTCCTACCGCACCGGTTGCAGCCACAGCGCTGAGGACATCGCCGCCGAGACCTTCCTCAAGGTGTGGATGCTGCCCGATCCCAGCGCCATCCGCGAACCGCGCGCACTGCTGACCACCATCGCCCAGCGCCTGATGTACGAGGGCTGGCGGCGTCGCGACCTGGAAAAGGCTTACTTGCAGATCCTGGCGCAAGTGCCGGAGCACGTGCATCCATCGCCGCAGGAGCAACTGATCCTGATCGAAAGCCTGCTAGCCATCGACCGGCTGCTGGATGGTCTGTCGGGCCAAGCCAAGGCGGTGTTTGTACACAGTCAGTTGGACGGCATGACTTACGCGCAGATCAGTGAACGGTTGGGCCTGTCGCTGGGGCGCATCCATCAATTGATGACTCAGGCCCTGCGTGCCTGTTACCTGGGGCTGACCGAGTGA